A portion of the Amyelois transitella isolate CPQ chromosome 2, ilAmyTran1.1, whole genome shotgun sequence genome contains these proteins:
- the LOC106143046 gene encoding zinc finger protein SNAI2, with protein sequence MLVEDSQTARAMMTKKYAHCPLKKRPVLVREERPATPPTTPPHPAHMATTRLYYDYHCDTENDEPENLSTKPEDLSKTGNYPNKASSPVAATAIKVEPREWSQQHMEYLAACRARLEPAPTEVARPTPQYAYLPTLYAPYHPLEELYPAVPALSPSAHPPLYAHYSPASPPSSISPPPCPEDLRSPGSVSSDSGVSVSAPRRPRYQCPDCAKSYSTYSGLSKHQQYHCAAAEGSLARKSFSCKYCSKVYTSLGALKMHIRTHTLPCKCHLCGKAFSRPWLLQGHIRTHTGEKPFSCHHCRRAFADRSNLRAHLQTHSDVKKYSCSGCGKTFSRMSLLTKHLEGGCGAPGGSPYEYRPENMPATIPHQPLAPTQTVHAY encoded by the exons ATGCTTGTGGAGGATTCTCAGACCGCTCGTGCGATGATGACAAAGAAATATGCGCATTGTCCGCTAAAGAAACGGCCGGTGCTTGTGCGGGAGGAGCGGCCAGCGACACCGCCTACTACGCCGCCTCACCCCGCCCACATGGCTACCACGAGGCTTTACTACGACTATCATT GTGATACTGAAAATGACGAGCCAGAAAATCTCAGTACAAAACCTGAAGATCTTTCTAAAACCGGAAACTATCCCAACAAAGCTTCATCACCTGTGGCAGCGACAGCTATAAAGGTTGAGCCTCGAGAATGGTCACAACAGCATATGGAATACTTAGCTGCCTGTCGCGCCCGTTTGGAGCCAGCGCCCACCGAAGTAGCTCGACCGACTCCTCAATATGCGTACCTGCCAACGCTATATGCGCCATATCACCCTCTTGAAGAACTCTATCCAGCAGTGCCAGCTCTGTCTCCGTCCGCGCATCCGCCGCTCTATGCACATTACTCGCCTGCCTCACCGCCCTCTTCAATTTCTCCGCCACCTTGCCCAGAAGACTTACGTTCGCCCGGTTCCGTGTCGTCAGATTCGGGTGTGTCGGTCTCTGCTCCACGTCGTCCCCGGTACCAATGCCCTGATTGCGCAAAATCCTATTCAACTTACTCTGGGCTATCAAAACATCAACAATATCACTGTGCAGCTGCCGAGGGAAGTCTCGCAAGAAAGTCTTTCAGTTGCAAATATTGTTCAAAAGTTTATACATCCCTGGGAGCTCTCAAAATGCATATACGTACTCATACTTTACCTTGTAAATGCCATTTATGTGGCAAGGCATTTTCTAGACCTTGGTTATTACAAGGACACATCAGGACTCATACAGGTGAAAAACCTTTCTCTTGCCATCACTGTCGTCGTGCTTTTGCGGATAGATCCAACTTGAGAGCTCATTTACAAACACATTCtgatgttaaaaaatactCTTGTTCAGGATGTGGAAAGACATTTTCCCGTATGTCCCTGCTAACCAAACATTTAGAGGGTGGTTGCGGAGCCCCTGGAGGTTCTCCCTATGAATACCGACCTGAAAATATGCCGGCAACAATACCGCACCAACCACTAGCCCCAACACAGACTGTCCATGCctattaa